From the Sphingobium yanoikuyae genome, the window GATATCTATATGAAACTCAGACTGGCTCGACCGTGGGCATGTTATGCTGCGGTCTTTACAGCCTTGGCGTTTTTCGTCGTCGATGTGGCCTTGGCCCATGGCGTTGCGGAAGGCGACAAAGGCTATATCGAAGAAACGACCGGCCCTCAGATAGGGGCATTTCTCTATCTCGGCGCCAAGCACATGGTCACCGGATATGACCATTTGCTGTTCCTGTTCGGCGTCATCTTCTTCCTCTACCGGATGCGCGAGGTCGCGTCCTACGTCACGCTGTTCGCCATCGGCCACAGCACGACCCTGATTGCAGGGGTGCTGCTGGGCACCAATGTCAGCGCCTATCTCGTCGATGCGATCATCGGCTTGTCGGTCGTCTACAAGGCGCTCGACAATCTCGGGGCGTTTCAGCGCTGGTTTGGGTTCCAGCCGAATACAAAGGCGGCCGTGCTGATCTTCGGCTTCTTCCACGGCTTCGGTCTGGCGACGAAGCTGCAGGATTTCGCGCTATCGTCTGATGGTCTGATCACCAATCTCATCGCTTTCAACGTCGGCGTCGAGATGGGCCAAATCCTGGCTCTGTCGGCCATCCTCATCATCATGGGATATTGGCGGCGCACGCGCAGCTTCGCCAAACATGCCTTCACCGCGAACGTCGTGCTGATGACCGCCGGCTTCGTTCTCACCGGCTATCAGCTCGCCGGCTTGTTCCTGGGAGATCCTTCATGACCCGTCCCCACTCGCCCATGCCGGGCGAACTGCCCACCCTTAGCCAACTGAATCGGGCTACACTCATCGCTTTCGGTGCCGCTGCGGCCATCCTGGTGACGGCCGTGCTGCCAGCGGAATATGGCGTCGATCCGACCGGCGTCGGTGGCGCCCTCGGCCTCACCCCGATGGGCGAGATGAAGCAGGCTGAACATGATGCTGCGCCAGTGGCGTCGTCCGCACCGGCTACGCCAACGGCGTCCAAGCCGGCCGTGGCTGCCCCGGGTGAACCGGTCCAGGTCGTCATTACGCTCAAGCCCAACGAAGGGCGCGAGATCAAGGCAGTAATGACCGCCGGCAGCGCGATGCGCTACGCTTGGAAAACCGATGGCGCGAAGATCCGCTACGAATTGCATGGCGAGGAATTCAACGCGCCTGAAGGTGAATACACCAGCTACGAGAAGGGCACGTCGGCCGGTGAAAGCGGATCTTTCACAGCCCCCTTCGACGGTACGCATGGCTGGTACTGGAAGAACAAGACCAGCGAGCCTGTCACCATCACTGCATCTGCGACCGGTGGCTTTTCCGCCTTCGCAGCCAAGCCCTGACCCAACTCATAATGAGAGAAGGAAAATCTGATGCGTAAATTCATTATCGCAGCTGTCGTTGTTCTCGCTCCCGTGTCCCCGGTGATGGGTAAGCGGTGTTCTCAGCCCACGGTGGTCCAAGGCATGAGTTCGGCGACGCCGTTCGCAGGATGACCGTTGGCCAGGCTGTTCAGCGTATCGGTCAGCCAGATGTGCGGGTTGATGCCGGAGAGCTTGCAGTTTTCGATGAGCGTGGCGATCACCGCCCAGTTGTCGCCGCCTTCGTCGGAACCGGCGAACAGGGCATTCTTGCGGTTCAGCGCGAGGGGCCGGATAGAGCGTTCGACGGTGTTGCTGTCGAGGTCGATGCGGCCATCCTCGAGGAAGCGTGACAGCCCATCCCAGCGGGTGAGCGCGTAGCGGATCGCTTCGCCGAGCTTGCTCTTGGCGCTGACCTGGCGGATGCGGGCCTCGAGATACTGGCGAAGATCATCGACGATGATGCGGCTGCGGTCATGGCGAACAGCCCGGCGTTGCTCCGCCGATAATCCTCGCGCCTCATCTTCGATGGCATAGAGCAAGGCGACGCGACGCAGCACTTCCGTTGCCACCGGCGAGTTGTCGGCCAGCTCGTAGAACTTGCGCCGGACGTGTGCCCAGCAAAAAGCGAGGCTGATCTGCTGGCGGCGCCTGGCGAGCGCGGCATAGCCGCCATAGCCATCGACCTGCAGGATACCTGCAAAATCACCGAGATGCGCTTCTGCCCGTTCGCCCTTGCGATCGGCTGCATAGACATAGGCGACCATCGGCGGATCATCGCCGCCCCAAGGTCGGTCATCGCGGGCATAGGCCCATAGCTGGCCGGTCTTGGTTCGCCCACGCCCCGGATCGAGCACCGGCGCCGTAGTTTCGTCCGCAAATAGTCGTTCTGATCGTCGCAATCGCTCAAGGATGTGATCGCGCAAGGGGCGCAGATACCAAGCTGCCCGTCCGACCCAGTCTGCCAGGGTGGATCGATCAAGCTGGATGCCTTGCCGGGCGTAGATCTGCGCCTGGCGGTACAGCGGTAGATGATCGGCGTACTTGGCGACCAGCACCTGGGCGATCAGCGCTTCGGTGGGAATGCCGCCCTCGACGATCCGCGCCGGTGCCGGGGCCTGCACAATGGCGCTCTCGCACGAGCGGCAACCGTAGCGCGGGCGGCGGGTGACGAGGACACGGAAGGTCGTGGGCACGACGTCGAGGCGTTCGGCTACATCCTCGCCGATCTGGTGGAGCGCGCCGCCGCAGCACGGACAGGCCTTGTCCTCGACATCGACGACCTGCTCGATCCGTTCGAGATGGGCAGGGAGCGAACCGCGGTTGCTCTTGCGGGGGCGCTCGGCGGGAGTCCGGCTTGCCTTGTCCCTGGCATGCTCGGCTTCAGCCAACGCCGTCTCGACTTCTTCCAGCGCAAGCTCGAACTGATCAGGATCGAACTGCTCTGACCGGCGTCCAAAACGGTGGCGCTGCAGAGCCTCGATGATCGCCTTCAGGCGTTCCACATCAGCCTGGAAAACCTTGAGCGTGTCGAGCTCGCGGGCCTGTTCGAGGACGAGCGCACGCAGCGCTTCAACGTCGTCGGGGAGGTCCGCTTCCATGAGCATGGCAGGCAGTGAATCAGTAGGCGAAGGCCCCGTCAACCGGCAATCTGCGGGACAATGGGACGGCGTCCACCGTGCACTCTGCGCCAGTCCAGACCCTCCAGAAGGGCACCGAGTTGCGCCGAGGTCAGGCGCATCACGCCGTCCTGGATGCCCGGCCACTTGAAGCCACCGGTCTCGAGCTTCTTGGCCATCAGACACAGGCCCGTGCCGTCCCACCAGACCAGCTTGATCCGGTCCGAACGCTTCGCCCGGAACACGTAGATCACGCCCGAATAGGGATCGCCGCCGTACTCGGCTCCGACCAGCGCGGCCAGGGCGTCAGGTCCCTTGCGGAAATCCACCGGGCGCGTCGCGACCATCACGCGCGCGCCAGCCCCAGGTCCTATCATCGCGTCGCCTTGAGCGCTTCGATCACCGCGGCAATCACACCGACGTCGGCACTGCGGCCGATCTTCACTGCCACACCGTCGATCTCCAGCTCGACAGCTGCAGCTGCTGCGCAACGTCGACGGCGGGGACGCCGCGTGGGAGCAGGACCGGACACCGCGCTGGGCTCGATTACGGCAGGCACGAACGCGACCGCTTCCGGCTCTTCCGAAGGCAGGATCCCCCCCTTGGCCTCGAGCTGCTTGCGCAAATCCCGCCGCCACGCGTAAACCTGAGAGGGATCGAGCCCATGCCGGCGAGCCACGGCACTGACCCCGTCCCGGCCCGAATAGCACTCTGCAACAATCGAGGCCTTCACTTCGGGCGGCCACTCTCGCCGCTTGCCCGCGCCCGTAAACACCTCGAACCGCTGCGCGCCCTTGCTCACAGGATCATCACCCGAGATTATCATAGTAGCAGCGCACTCCAGCCCAATCAGGGCGCGGAAACTCGGCGCTACGCTTCAAACGCGCAAGGTGGGGGCAGAACAGCGCTTACGGTGATGGCGCATGGCAATCATGATGAAGAAGAGCAGGATCGTCCTGTTCAGCAGGTGGCGAAGGACAATGTCATCAAGCTCATCACCAAGGGCACATTGCCGGCGAGCTGGTCAAAGGCGAAGTTCGTGGAAACGAAGTCGCGGACCGTTCAGGGCGCCCGTCAGGATGTGGTGATCTTCCGCAACGAAGCTGAACCGGAAGCTCGCAAGCTGCTGTACGTCGCGTTGAAGCCGGACGGCACCTTCGTCTCCGCTAACCACAAGCTGAAGTAAGAAATGATAGGCGCGGCCATATGGCCGCGCCTGTTTTGCCCATCATTGCATTAAGTGATGGGCGGAGCCTTTGGCCTCTAATCTGGAACTAGCTGCGATTTTCAGACTCGAATGCTAAAAGGTCGTTTCGCACCTGAAATCAAGCTGCTAGAGTTCTCTTACGGGGTTCTCCCCTCGCATACGCGCTGTAGTAACTGCGGCGTAAGAGTAAATGTCTGCACATATCATGCCCGCCATGATCATTCGGTAATTCCTGGCGTGACTGGAAGGGAGACCCCGTGCCACCTATGGGCCATATTTTTGGACCAGTGAGTTTCGTGAAGTTGCCGCCGGAGTTGATGAGTGAGGCCAGTCTTCTTGCTCATCTTGGCGTTGGCCGTGCCGAACTTAATGTCATTAGTTGGTACGCCGGTAGGATGTACCATAAATTCGACATTAAAAAGAAGTCTGGCAAGGCGAGGGTGATTAATGCGCCGGATCGTCGGCTGAAGATGTTGCAGAGGAAGATCGCCGATTTGCTGACGCCTCTCTATCGGAGGCGCAACCCTGTTCACGGGTTCGTGATCGGTCGTTCTGTGAAGACCAATGCTCAGTCCCATCTGGGCAGCAAGTTCATCGTCAACTTGGATTTGAAGGATTTCTTCCCGTCCATTTCGTACGGACGCGTGACGGGCGTGCTGCGTTCGCTTGGCATGAAGCGCGAGGTCGCGGAAGCTATTGCGACAATTTGCTGCCTCAATGGGACGTTGCCCCAAGGCGCTCCGAGCAGTCCGATCTTGTCCAATATGGTTTGCTTCCGCTTGGATCGGAGGCTGCGGGAGTTAGCCAAGGACGCCCGTTGCATTTACACCCGCTATGCGGACGACCTGAGCTTTTCCAGCTACCAGCCGCTAATGGGATTGTTCGAAACGACACCACCGGCTTCAGGGCATTTCTCACCGGATCTGTTGTCGGAAAAACTTAAGCAGATTTTCAGCGGTAACGGGTTTGTGCTGAACCCGGACAAGGCTCACTATGCTGACAAGCATTCGCGCCGCACCGTGACAGGCATCCGGATTAACGAGGCTCTCAATGTCGACCGGCGGTTTGTGAGGAATTTGCGGGCAGCCCTTTACTCTGTTGAAACTTTGGGACTGGCCGCCGCCCAGGCAAAATTCAAATCCTTGCATGGTGGTAAAGCTGACGTCGGCCAGCACCTGCAAGGCAAGGTATCGTGGTTGGGGTACATCAAAGGCGCATCTGACCCAGTCTTTCGGAGTGTCGCATCCCGTTTCAACGCTGCATTCCCGCCGCTCGCGCTCGATATTTTGCCCAGTCCCCAAGAAATACGAGAACGATCAGTGTGGCTGATTGAGCACTGGGAAACAGGGGGTGACCAAGGCACGGCGTTTTTCATGAAGGGTGTCGGTCTGGTAACGGCAGAGCATTGCATATCGCCGTCCGGTATAGTTGAGTTGTATCACCCGACGAAGCCGTCGAATAAATTCGCGGCGTCCGTGAAGCATCGATGCCCAGATCGCGATCTGGCCGTTCTCGACCATGCAATCCCCAACAACGAATTCTATGAGCTCGAAACCGCCGGCAAGGCAGCCGCGACAGGCGATGCCACGACCGCGATCGGGTATCCCGGTTATGGACCCGGCGACAGACTGAACATCCGACCTGGCGCAGTTACGTCCCTGCCAACTAAGAGTGCGGTGAAGATGGTCGAGGTCCAGCAGATGCTGACGCCGGGCATGTCAGGAGGGCCATTGCTGGATGTGGATGACCGCGTCGTTGGCGTCGTTCACAAGGGCGGCCATGATCATGGTCGGCAACTCGCTATTGCCATATCTGAACTGCATGCTTGGCTGCCCTGACCTGATTAGCCGAACCGGCTAATCGCGCAGGCGCCGAACCAGCCGTTTCCAGCTTGCTTCACTGTTCATCCAGTCAGGCCGGTCCGGTTGTCGAGGCGTTGGAGCAAATCGTTCAGGATGTCCCCGACAGCGCGTGCAGCGCAGGTGCGATCCGACGGTTTCCATAGCGGTGTTCCAGCAATGCGCGAGGAACCAGCGGTTGAGTTTGTCAGCATCGATTACTCCTGAGTGGCCGCATCTGCAGATGATGAAAAGATTGACGTTTCGGTGGGCATAATCGCCGAGGTTCCGCAGGGGGACGTTCGCCCCCACGTCAGAGGGGAAGGGTCATCTGCCTGCGATCAAAGTGAGGCGGCTGACGTTCCATGGCCACTATAATTGTTTGGGCCAGTTCTACAGCGGCTTGCTCCCGCAACCGTTCGTTCGGCGCCGTCAGTGCCACTCGTGCCCACCCAGGGGCGTTCAGAGGGCTCTGCGCGAGCCAGAGAGGATCGGGCTGTGTCATGTCCGGCAATATGCGAACAAAAAGAGAACATAGCAAGAGCCTGTTCTTCGGCTAACGAAGTTGATGGATGGGCTTGGACTAGCCGAAAGGGGGGGCGGTCCCTCATCCCGGTGCGGCGACAGGTTACGCTGAGGACGTGCCTATTCCTGTCAGTCGTCGGAAAGGAGAGACGCGAAGCCGTGGATCGTGAATGGCATGGCGGCGTCAGGCACCTTCGCCTCACCTGGAACCTCATGCATGAGTAGCAGCATGCCCTCATGTGGAAGATAGGCGCAGCCAAATCCCTTCTCCCGTCGCTGTTGCGCGGCTTCGAGAACGGCTGCGCGGTAGGCGTCATGGACCTTATTTCCGACATGCAGCTTGGTTAGATCGATGAAGCCCAGTGCATCGCCATTCGGGCCCTCTTCGCTGACGCCGAAGATCATGGTTTCATCGGGCATTTCGAATCCTCATTTCATTTCGCGAACATTCGCGAAGTGTGTTTCCAAGCATGACGACATCGGCGCGCGGGGCCTCGATGATCATCTGGTCGCGCGCCATTGCGCCTTTAATCGCGGCCTCGACCGCGAGGCATAGCAAAGCTGTGCTGTTCGCTTGCATCTGGATCTGTGCGGCCTTTCGGCTTGATGGCTAATTCGAACTTGATGTCGCTCGCCTGCGAAGCGATCCCGCGAGTAACTGCCTCAGATAGGTAGGTTCCCTCCGCATCGCCCCCGGTGATTTCAGATTCCCGATCGAGGCCATTGGGCACCGGCTCTGGCGCTCGAGAAGCAAGGCGTTCCAACCGCGCATCCAATGCTGCAGCGCCAGGGCCACCGGTTCGCGCCCAAGTAGCCCCTAAATCGATCCCCGCCCGATGGAATTCTGACACTCGCTCATAACGGCCGACGGCTGCCATCGTGATGTCCTTTTGACCCAGGCCGTCCTTTTCCAGTGTTCGGATGCCCATGCTGGATACGAGCTCCTGAGCGGGCTTGGCGATCGCCATGCCTCGGCTGACGCTTAGGACTCCGCCTCGGCCGATCAGTTCGAGGCCACGCGCCTCTTCCTGAGTGGCGACGTCGTAGAGGATCATCCGGGCTTTTTCATTTGGCGAGAGGGCCCCATTCGCCGCCTCGTAGATTTCCGCACGGACAAAGGCGCGTTCGGTCGCCGCAAACCGGTGCTCGTTGAGAGGCATCCCGGCATCGCCAAGGGTCAGGACCGCGCGTTCAAGGGCTGGAT encodes:
- a CDS encoding HupE/UreJ family protein, with amino-acid sequence MKLRLARPWACYAAVFTALAFFVVDVALAHGVAEGDKGYIEETTGPQIGAFLYLGAKHMVTGYDHLLFLFGVIFFLYRMREVASYVTLFAIGHSTTLIAGVLLGTNVSAYLVDAIIGLSVVYKALDNLGAFQRWFGFQPNTKAAVLIFGFFHGFGLATKLQDFALSSDGLITNLIAFNVGVEMGQILALSAILIIMGYWRRTRSFAKHAFTANVVLMTAGFVLTGYQLAGLFLGDPS
- the tnpC gene encoding IS66 family transposase, yielding MLMEADLPDDVEALRALVLEQARELDTLKVFQADVERLKAIIEALQRHRFGRRSEQFDPDQFELALEEVETALAEAEHARDKASRTPAERPRKSNRGSLPAHLERIEQVVDVEDKACPCCGGALHQIGEDVAERLDVVPTTFRVLVTRRPRYGCRSCESAIVQAPAPARIVEGGIPTEALIAQVLVAKYADHLPLYRQAQIYARQGIQLDRSTLADWVGRAAWYLRPLRDHILERLRRSERLFADETTAPVLDPGRGRTKTGQLWAYARDDRPWGGDDPPMVAYVYAADRKGERAEAHLGDFAGILQVDGYGGYAALARRRQQISLAFCWAHVRRKFYELADNSPVATEVLRRVALLYAIEDEARGLSAEQRRAVRHDRSRIIVDDLRQYLEARIRQVSAKSKLGEAIRYALTRWDGLSRFLEDGRIDLDSNTVERSIRPLALNRKNALFAGSDEGGDNWAVIATLIENCKLSGINPHIWLTDTLNSLANGHPANGVAELMPWTTVG
- the tnpB gene encoding IS66 family insertion sequence element accessory protein TnpB (TnpB, as the term is used for proteins encoded by IS66 family insertion elements, is considered an accessory protein, since TnpC, encoded by a neighboring gene, is a DDE family transposase.) — encoded protein: MVATRPVDFRKGPDALAALVGAEYGGDPYSGVIYVFRAKRSDRIKLVWWDGTGLCLMAKKLETGGFKWPGIQDGVMRLTSAQLGALLEGLDWRRVHGGRRPIVPQIAG
- the tnpA gene encoding IS66-like element accessory protein TnpA, yielding MSKGAQRFEVFTGAGKRREWPPEVKASIVAECYSGRDGVSAVARRHGLDPSQVYAWRRDLRKQLEAKGGILPSEEPEAVAFVPAVIEPSAVSGPAPTRRPRRRRCAAAAAVELEIDGVAVKIGRSADVGVIAAVIEALKATR
- a CDS encoding DUF6488 family protein, with protein sequence MAHGNHDEEEQDRPVQQVAKDNVIKLITKGTLPASWSKAKFVETKSRTVQGARQDVVIFRNEAEPEARKLLYVALKPDGTFVSANHKLK
- a CDS encoding reverse transcriptase domain-containing protein; translation: MGHIFGPVSFVKLPPELMSEASLLAHLGVGRAELNVISWYAGRMYHKFDIKKKSGKARVINAPDRRLKMLQRKIADLLTPLYRRRNPVHGFVIGRSVKTNAQSHLGSKFIVNLDLKDFFPSISYGRVTGVLRSLGMKREVAEAIATICCLNGTLPQGAPSSPILSNMVCFRLDRRLRELAKDARCIYTRYADDLSFSSYQPLMGLFETTPPASGHFSPDLLSEKLKQIFSGNGFVLNPDKAHYADKHSRRTVTGIRINEALNVDRRFVRNLRAALYSVETLGLAAAQAKFKSLHGGKADVGQHLQGKVSWLGYIKGASDPVFRSVASRFNAAFPPLALDILPSPQEIRERSVWLIEHWETGGDQGTAFFMKGVGLVTAEHCISPSGIVELYHPTKPSNKFAASVKHRCPDRDLAVLDHAIPNNEFYELETAGKAAATGDATTAIGYPGYGPGDRLNIRPGAVTSLPTKSAVKMVEVQQMLTPGMSGGPLLDVDDRVVGVVHKGGHDHGRQLAIAISELHAWLP
- a CDS encoding DUF6771 family protein, which encodes MTQPDPLWLAQSPLNAPGWARVALTAPNERLREQAAVELAQTIIVAMERQPPHFDRRQMTLPL